The Vitis vinifera cultivar Pinot Noir 40024 chromosome 7, ASM3070453v1 genomic interval TTCATTCATCCAAAGTTGCAAAGAGACTGACCAACTAAGAGCTGTACAAACTCTTttaaatataatcattaattaCCAGtgatttgattaagaaaatgaatatatacaAGAAACAGCTGAATTTAAACCAAAAGTAATCCAAATTAAAGAAACACATTTGAGTCTACACAGATGAGAGAAGGAAGCATCACCTTCAGAGTCCTTCCCTCCTTATGGGCTTTCTTGGCAACAGCAGCGGCATTATCATAACCAATTTTCTGAAACAGAAGCAACAGCATAAGTTATTGTCCAGAGCACAGTAATCGAGAAGTGTAGGAATGAACACAGGGATAGAACAGAAACTCACAGGGTTCAAAGATGTGACAAGCATTAGTGACTGCAAGGCAATGTCAATTGTCAAATAGCAAGAAAATATGATCACTCAGATTTAAGTTTCAAAATATGATAAGAATAAGTTTGGCTCTAATGAATTGCATCAACTTACCTCGTGCAGTAATTTTAAAATCCTTTCCTTATTGGCTTGAATTCCCCTCACACAGTTCTTTTCAAAGGAAGCAGATGCATCACCTAGCAATCTGATCGACTGTTGGAGAGGAGTAAAAAAGAGAAAGTAAACATAAATTTTTGATAGGCTATATTTCAGTAAAGAAATAGCTGCCAGATAAAAAATAGCTGATTCATGCTAATAGGGAAACATAAAATTTCATGGTCAACCAGAGTTCTAAAAACACAAATTCTGAAAAGAACATCACCTTGGACCAAATCCAAATTATTCCAAATTACCAAGGCATAACAGATCTtcccataagaaaaaaaaaaaaaaaaagaaggcaaatTTGATACTTTTAATTTTGCATCAATTGCCAAATCTTTTAGTTATTAAGACAATGCTGAAACAGAAAGTTCCCCGAGCCAAACTTTTGCACTGACATTGTTTTCTGAAGCCTAATTACACCAAATCTTTAAATTTTCCTGACTGGTCATAGCTACAGGGCAAAGTCCTGAACTTGGATTTAGGCTTTTAAATAGGGATCAAAAACAAAAGCTGTGAACAGAAGAACATACACGTAGGAGACCACTAGCAATCAGAGGCTTGAATACATTCAGCTCAAAATGACCGTTTGATCCACCTACAGTAATGGCCACGTGATTTCCCATAACCTGCAAGATTATACAAAAATTTTGATTGGTCGAACCAGATTAGAAGCTAATTttttgaacaaataaatataaagtcaACCACAAAAAAAGGTTCTAATAAATGGAGTACAAACCAAAGACACTGTATATGTAAGAATTCAAGACTGTAGAATCAGTAACACACATTATTGCAGTCTTCAAACATCTTGATAATTACTTGCTGATGAATTTTCTGGTTGATCATATCATCTTAATTAACCAGAATTGAAGACACAAACTTTACCTGAGCACAGACCATTGTGAGAGCCTCACACTGAGTAGGGTTAACCTTTCCCtgaaatagaaaaagctaaaggATGAATAAATGAATCCTAAATGTAGCAAGTGCAAGTGAAAATATCATCTTTTTACTGTCATAAAAATATATGGGAAAGAGATCAGGATTTTACAGGCATAATACTGCTGCCTGGCTCGTTTTCAGGAAGAATGAGTTCACCAAGGCCACAACGTGGACCACTGAGCAAGGAAAAGCAGAGTGATGACcacaaaaataaagcaaaacgATAGAAACTGTAAGGCTATCCAACTAGCATACATACCTTCCTAATAAGCGTATATCATTAGCAATCTTCATCAGGGAAGTAGCAACAGTGTTAACTGAACCACTAGTTTCAACAAATGCATCATGTGCAGCCTggcagaaaagaaaaacatttaagAATGCAAAATATTTTGTAGTAAATTTTACAAGATATGAGGCAATAAATGGAATATATTCCTTCACTACCtaacaaaatgaaaagaagCAGATTTAGAGTCTATTCGGGAGTGATTCTAGTTAAAATGCTTTTAGTATGTAGCACTTTTGTTGCCAGTGCTtctattagaaacacttttaaggAGAATCACTTGACGTTTGgatataaaccaaaaaaatcatctgaaagtgtttttgataaaatgttatataacaaaaaagtgatttttggaagaatcactTACCAAGTGATTCTGTAGATTTcttaaagtgattttcaaaattaaacaactaaTTTCTGTAAGAAAGTGTTCCTTGTCCTTTGAAAATCACTCCCAAACAGACTCTTAGGAGGATTAGAAAATCACCAGTGCTTCAAACTTGTTTTCTGCTGTGACGAATGGTAAATTTGTTTCCTCGGCAACTGCTCTAGCTATCTTTACATCAAACCTAAATGAAGCTCAAAAATTGACTATCATGAACTAAAAAACAACTAATATGGATAAATGGACTTCATAATAAGATTGAGAGAAAATTAAATGCACATACTCCGTGCTACTTTAATTTGGAACTTAACAGACAAAATCAAAAACAAGTACCCCCTTCCAACCTGTATTCTATGGTCTCTCACAAGTGACATATCTATCCATGACAACAAGTTCCAGTTGACACTAAACAAATTCttgatgattttatttttatttttgtttatttatttatttatttgagggGGAAGGGGTTAATTTTTTGAAGGGGAGAAGGGTTCAGTTGGCACACTGTTAATTAACATGGTTTGTTTTATAGAAAAAACAATAATCTGAGAGGCAGATATGACatttttctacatgctataaaACAACTAAGTTTTCAATGTAACAAGGCCTATGTCCCAACTCTTTTGAGTCAGCTGTGAAAATCCTGCTTGCCATTTAAGCTACATAACTATAAATATAATCACATTTAAGAACTACATTtgattatataaagaaaatagtATATTTCTTgctccaaaaattaaaaatagtgcCAAAACAAAACATTCAAAAGGGACCAGCATGATTGGGAAAAGAAAAGCATATTTGCTTAAACCATAAAGCAGCACATACCCTTTCTTTGTGTTCAATCCAGTCCCTACAGCAGTGCCACCTTGTGCAAGCTGCTCAAACAACATTCCCTGTTCATTAGACCTAGTGGGGGAAAGAACAGTTAAAAACTTAATACTTCAAGTTGCAGACCTGATACATGCGGGGTAGAGTGCATGTGACACGGTCAATTCCATATTTCACCTGCAACAAAGGCACTAACAAATTTCAGGCTTGCAGTATCAACCAAAACAAATCCACTTGACAGTAAAACAACAAAACCTTTAGAAGTGTAACAAGAATAACTTACTTGTGTATAATACCCACTAAACTCTTGGCCCAAAGTCAAAGGCGTTGCATCTTGAGTGTGAGTACGCCCAATTTTAATAATATCTTTGAACTCAATAGActggaaaaaacaaaataagcaAAGTCATAGAGGCaagaatgatttttatattgtgTCACCTAGTAGTCCtcattatattaaatatattacatAGGCTGCCCTAATTGTTCCTTATTGTTGTTAACAATGAGTTATGCATGGAAATGGACATGaacttattaaataaaaaagaaagtcaTCATAGTGAATTAGTggtataaatgaaaattattgtATATGGAAAGCTTCACATTTATATTGTTGACCAATGCAGCATGGCATAGAGACATTCTGGCAATAACATGATGCATTAATTAGTGAACATTTGTCTGTACAAGTGGACTAGTGTACTATCCTAAAATTGGCATGTCCTACTGAAGTGTCAGACATTTGGATGGAGCATGGACACACATGCCAGCATCCAATTCATGTAGTTTCAAAATCTTGACCACATATATTATACATGACAAGTTGAAGGGATCCCCAACACTGAAGTCAGCAGATATATCATATCTAAGATATAGCAGCAGAAGCTGCAGGTTGAATGCAATTTGGTAATCACATTTGAATTTAGCTTCGAAGAATAACAAGAAAATTATCCAACCTTCGAATGTAGTGCAGTTTCTAAATGCTTCAAACTTGGTATTAATCTTGAATTTATTTCTGTTGCGGCTGCAATGTGCATAACCTGGACAAACAACAAACATAGAATTCAATAAAAACCagtaaaaaatcatcatttcaaCAATGAAATGGGTCAAGCCATTTAAGTAGATAGTTATCTTAAAAATCATGGCTATTCTTGTTCAAAAGGCTTACAGTAGGGAATGTATCATTAGAAGATTGTGATCTGTTAACATGGTCATTTGGATGCACATATTTTTCACCACGCTGATGGCCAAGAATCTCAGCTGCTCTATTTGCAATAACCTGCCAcagttgataaaaaataaatccaaataaaaagaaGTAATATTCATCACCAAAAATGACAAGTATACAGTTCGTAGGCAAAGAATACTAAATCCTGTCACCACCATGAatgataagaaaacaaaaacattcaCCACAAGCTTTTCTAACAATAACATCTCTTAGGTAGATTTCTTTGTCAACCATCCAACTGATCATTTTTGTGAAAACATAATGAAGGCCTGAACAATGGTAAGCAACTTAGACCATCTAAATGGATGACTTAACCACCAatgcaaatttttttgtttcttcagtTTGTCACCAGATCAGTGGCTTGATCACAAAAAGGTAGTGGGCCAAAGCACCAACCAGCATTTGATAGGCAGCTCTTAACCTCAGCAAGCACTAATCAGTCTTTGACAGGAAAGATGGGATATATCCTTAATCTTATCTGTTGTATATAAGAATCAATCATGGCATTACAAACTTTTGAACTCCGCAGAGGATGATCATTGCTCctcaatttattgaattttcttgtaaattttaaataacaatgGGAGACAGACCAGATTACAGCCTTATGTAGTCTTGACTAGATGATCAAGACATCCACTGATAATAGATCTCCTAGTTCAGATAGCGAGCAGTGTAAATGTGAACTCTTAGTTGAACACACCTTCTACAGAGACAAAGAAAGGTTATAATGTCCTGTCCAACAGATAAATTTTCAGCAGCCTACTACATTCCTGATTGATCCATAAAGGCAAATGTTTCTGAAAGCTCATAAGCAAAGAATGAAGTCTGATGGCAAAATTTCAGTCTCTTCTTGTAAGTGCTTAACAATTCAACATCCTAGATGTCTCCCACTTAACCAACTGtacaaactaaataaataaataaaaagataaaattgattcaGAATCAATGACAAAAGGTCAATAGACAAAGTTTAGAACAAATTTCCATCGGAATCGAAATAAGGTCCATCTGCATATAACTAAAGCAGCGTCAAACCAGAAGACAGGAAGCTACATAAACCGATCCTTACCTCATTGGCATTCATGTTACTTTGAGTGCCACTGCCAGTTTGCCATATGACGAGCGGAAAATGATCATTTAGTTTTCCCTCTGACACTTCTTGGGCTGCTTGCATTATTGCTTTGCCTATGGATGGATCAAGACCATATTCCATGTTGACCTACAATAGAATAATGCAATTGAGAGTAAATCTTACATCAACCAATTACTCAGACCAGTATGAAAATGTAATGAAGATGTTACAAAAATCAACTATACATCAactgaaataattaaataaatcaaaagtgATACAAGAGGTCAAGTGACCCATAACTGCAATTCAGTTTAAATCTCCGAGAATGTGcaattttaagttgaaaaaaacaCCCAATTCACGATAAATTTAATTGACTTCTGAAACATTTAGTCAGATTGCATAACATGTTTTCACTGGAACCTTTGATTTCCAAAGTCAGATAACTAGTGACTTTATGGCATAAGAGCTCcaccttaaaatttttataaatgtacAAGAACCAATAGAATCATCAACCAAAGAACATCATGAGAATTGCAACTAACAGTATGCACAAACTCAACCCACTAAACAGAACCCAAATTCTTTAAACAGTTATCAAATTATCAGCCAATGTCATAGCAGTATGAAtctgaaaaggaaaaatgtacAACTGAAACAACCTTTGCAGCACATTTTTTAAGGATGCCAAAAGCTCGAATGATTGGTTCAGGCATTTGTTCACGCTCACCACCAATATCAAAATTCTGCAATGATCTTTGAGTTTGTGCACCCCACAATCTGAAAGATATCagtccaaaaaaattaaaaataagttattaccATACCTATTCCAGAATTAACTTAAATCTTTTGTATCACATCACTTCTATACATCCGTGCACTGATGCTCCAACTTTTCTGGCCAAAAGTGAACACTTTCCAAATATGTCCAGAATTTTAAacaggattttttttctttttcatatggTGTACATGGCtaacacatttttttaatacaagaaAAACAACACAATCATGAACAGAAGATactaaaataaaagaagaaaaaaactgaaCATGTTTCAGCAGTTTCTTCAAACTTATATAGTTTTTGGCATAGATATTTAGTTAAGTTATTCAAACTCATATAGAATGCAATTATaggaaattatataaattcaaatattgcCGGAATTGTGTTTGGCGTTTCCTACGCCAAGTTCATGCTACCGAGATTAAATTCAATTCGTTCTGGTACTGAAATCTTGAAAGAGCTAAATGGCGAAAATGATTCATACAACTAACCAAATAAGGATCATTACAGTTCACCAACATACTTTCATTGAAATCGTACGTAGCAATCAGACAATAGAAAATCAGGGAAGAAAAAACGAACTTGTCAGAAGGAACAAGAATCGGCCCAAATGTATCTTTCTCTTCCCTGAACGATGTCGACAGGGATCTCAGACACATATAACGCAACCCTAGCAACGGAGATCCCGCTGATCCACCACATAACCGACGAGACGCTGCGTACATCATCATTTCCCTTCTACTCAAcccttcaaaaaagaaaaaaaacaaaacatcacACACTCAAACAGACACAGAGCAGTGATTGAGCTGAAACGAAGCTGAAATCGGAAGAACTGCCGGAGCATACGATTCAGGTGTATACGATACAGGTTCCAGCGCCGGAGATGTGAATGGGGTGTAGGGAAGAGAGAAATAGGGTAGGTCGAGATTCTAGAAAATGGTGAGTAAAAATGGAATAGTCCAGTAAGGGAATGGCACGTGACGGCGGCGTCACTGTTTGTTGGCGGAAATGCACACTCTCTTTAACAAGACGATTTGCTTCCGTTCGTTTGGaaagtaaaaactaaaaacaaacagCTTTTACGCCTGTGGTCCAGCAACCAACATTCAACAACAGCAGCATGGCATATGGGGCTGCATACTTTTGGCCCATGTTGGGGCCCGATTATCTTGCGGATCTATTTGGCACTGTTTGGGCTTGTTCCTTATTTGATCCATGAGGTGCTTAGGTGGCCCATGTCGGCCAAGTcgctttttctttatttttcttaaaattattttcattcccAGGTTTTAAttcttgtatattttttattctttttattttttatcatccaTCTCTCTTTCTCACTCAAAACAAGAGAATTATTGGACGAAGTTTCAAATCAATTGGCAAGTGTATTTAGTCATAAGGAAAGCGATTGACATTAAcctattttcttaaatatattttaaaaatatttatcaattgaATAATTCAATTTAGAATGAAATATTTAgcctaaaataattttttaaataaaaataaaaaatttatactcTTGATTCCTAAAGCATCATttcacctaattttttttaactttatttaaattaagatGATAATTTTAACATGACTTGATAACACCATGATAAGAGTTCGAATGAGATCAATAGAATGAATCCATGAATCCATATAACCTATTTAAGACACGTTAATGATCCATTTATGGCCCGTACACAATCCATTTGGAATGATTCTTCCGATCCTCTTATTCATAAACCAATACAAACATGATGAATGAGGATGAAAGAGGTCGCTTAAATTGCTCATAAATATCATCACAAATGGAGAGGCTTGGACCTAGGAAAATgctataaaaaaaaggataagaatAGTAATCCTCTACAGTCTCCATGACCCTGAAATGTTTTGCTCGATCAGCCAGCCACTAATGAAAGCCAACggtaccatttttttatattttatttctggGTGTGGATCCCATCAACTGCATGCATTCGTACACTGCTTGTGGTAGGTGGCGACTGGTCACCAAATTCTTTGATTCATCTCTCCAGGGAGCCGGCCCCATGCAATGAGTCCCCGACACTTAAAAAGTCGCATTGGCCATTTACAAAAAAAGGGACTGAATCCAGACCGTGGAAGGAGGCAGTGGCACTGAAAGGAAGAAGAAGCACACGGGAATCACAGAGAGGGAAAGCCGAAACCACCAGGGGTTTGGTCTGGGCCGCTTGAGATGGAAGATTTGGGCCAATGGAAGAGAAGATGCTGTGTTGCTGTGTCAGTTATCATGGGTTGAGTTTTGGGGCATGTGTTGCGGTGGGGTTGCAGGAGCTTCCTGTTTCCTACTACAATCTGTGGGTTGCAGCTGGCATTTGGGGCTTCTCATTAATGGGCTCCCATGTCTTTCTAAGGGTAGTTTCgtctcaatatatatatatatatatatatatatatatattttaaacattaaaaaaaacacaaatatatatatatttttaatttatcaaacaacctcTAAACATCTAGGTCattgaaagataaaatttaagtcattgaaaagaaatataaaaattatattcaaaataccaaaaataaaattagagaaaataaaataaaattaagatattgaataataaaattaaattcaatataaaataataaaacctaaatatatatgtgatgtgaTATAACAGACCGTGCATATATGTATGGATTCAACACTATAGTCCAACTCTCTATGTAAACAAAATCAAGTATAgaaaacaaatcctaaaaaattttaaggttatgtttagtttttggaaaatattaagaaaaaaaaaatataaaggaaaatgattttttcatgtttgattgttttataaaaaatataaaagaaaataaaatataattaaaactaattaaaaacttatgtatttttaaattatttaatatttatattgataagttaaaataaatgaaatgagtttgaagtaataaaaagaaataatttatcaatttttatttttatttttattttttttcattttttctttctttctactttttctttgtatttcttttctcttacattttccctcaaattttatctaaccaaacatagcttaaggGTTGGGTTTGAACTCTCTTTAGAAGCAAGCCTTAAGAAGGCTTCACATTCACATTACGTTCACATTCATCCATGGGTAGCATAGAGGAGAAGAGAATAAAAGATTGAATAAAACAGGAGCAGAAGAGACAGAGAAGACCCATAAAGGAAGGCAGGGACTAGTAATATAGAGGAAGTGGGCCTACCATTGACgacccaaggagttatgatctGGCAAGTGGGTGACGCCAGGCTAGCATTTTGGCTACATCATTGACCTCGGGTCCCACCCTTTTCCCACGTTGGCCCAGGTGCAATCTCTCCGTCCGCATTAATTTCCTTTGGCGCATTCTCTTAATCTCTCTTTAATTTCACCCCAAAAAAATCCCCATTTATcgcaaaaatcataaaaatttccTTGGATTCAGTCACATATGATATAACTTCTAGGCAAATTTTGCTCTTCCCAACTAGAAAATGTAAATAGCCTAATTTTTAGGGTGCAgttcaaaattttagaaagttGATCTTTCCAAGAACTGTAATATGATTAGAGTGATTAATGGTGATTAAAATCTTTTAATCGTTACTCTGTCTATGCACTTTCCTAGTTTGAGGCCTTGATATATGCTTTATATCaaaatacatacatatatatatatatatatgtaaaatgaAGAGCtggctttcttttcttttctagctGTCCCTTTCTCTTACCACCCTTTTATTCTCTAGTTTCACTTATTGCCATCATATATTCAAAGTCGTcctctcttcttcctcttcatcttcttcttcagttGATGTTCATGTTATTATTTCACTGGGTTTTGGTTTCTGTGCTGTTTGGTATTACTTGGCGTTGAAGGGAAGAGGAAGAGACGAGACTGATGAAGAGGCTAGTAAGTACGTTGTTTTGATTCAGTGTTTGGTTTTTATTCGTTTCTTGGGTGGTTATGGGGATTTCAGCATCTGGGTGTTTGGACTCTGAAGACTGTTTTTTGAATGCTTTTTCTGTGCTCTTCATTCAAGTTTTGATGTGGGTGTCCTAggttttttcttctaaattttttattggcTGAGAACAGTTGAAGTGTCTTGACAGAGTGTGATTTTGTGTTGTGGTGTCTACAGTCTGTGGGTTCTATGGATCTTTATCAATTGGGATTGACTTTTGAAGTGGGTGTTTggagtgttaaaaaaaaaaaaaa includes:
- the LOC100264013 gene encoding fumarate hydratase 1, mitochondrial → MMMYAASRRLCGGSAGSPLLGLRYMCLRSLSTSFREEKDTFGPILVPSDKLWGAQTQRSLQNFDIGGEREQMPEPIIRAFGILKKCAAKVNMEYGLDPSIGKAIMQAAQEVSEGKLNDHFPLVIWQTGSGTQSNMNANEVIANRAAEILGHQRGEKYVHPNDHVNRSQSSNDTFPTVMHIAAATEINSRLIPSLKHLETALHSKSIEFKDIIKIGRTHTQDATPLTLGQEFSGYYTQVKYGIDRVTCTLPRMYQLAQGGTAVGTGLNTKKGFDVKIARAVAEETNLPFVTAENKFEALAAHDAFVETSGSVNTVATSLMKIANDIRLLGSGPRCGLGELILPENEPGSSIMPGKVNPTQCEALTMVCAQVMGNHVAITVGGSNGHFELNVFKPLIASGLLRSIRLLGDASASFEKNCVRGIQANKERILKLLHESLMLVTSLNPKIGYDNAAAVAKKAHKEGRTLKEAALNLGVLTSEEFDQLVVPEKMIGPSD